A part of Abyssisolibacter fermentans genomic DNA contains:
- a CDS encoding TetR/AcrR family transcriptional regulator, translating into MKGTKRMPKNTFFNLDKEKRERIIGIAIKEFAAKGYKKSSIQSIANNSSVAKGSMYQYFESKNELYLYIIDLAIQIKIDYMSTLIKENQSLSYFELMEKMLLTSFNYYTDYPDLYQIYQTIHNEILEDINIEINEKINELGHKYNKQLLIKALENKEVRNDLSIDLASFMVHGLLKNFGTFLINKERFKSDDEWGKYVYQFIELLRSGLKST; encoded by the coding sequence ATGAAAGGAACTAAAAGGATGCCTAAGAATACTTTTTTTAACTTAGATAAGGAAAAAAGGGAAAGAATCATAGGTATTGCAATTAAAGAATTTGCAGCTAAGGGCTATAAAAAAAGTTCAATACAATCTATAGCTAATAATTCATCAGTTGCAAAAGGTAGTATGTATCAATACTTTGAAAGCAAAAATGAGCTCTATCTATATATAATTGATTTAGCAATTCAAATTAAGATTGATTATATGTCTACATTAATAAAAGAAAATCAAAGTCTTTCTTACTTTGAGCTAATGGAAAAGATGCTATTAACTAGTTTTAATTATTATACAGACTACCCTGACCTATATCAAATTTATCAAACTATCCATAATGAAATACTTGAGGATATTAATATTGAAATTAATGAAAAAATAAACGAATTAGGTCATAAATATAATAAACAATTACTTATAAAAGCTCTAGAAAATAAAGAAGTTAGAAATGATCTTAGTATAGATCTAGCTAGTTTTATGGTACATGGTTTATTAAAAAATTTTGGTACCTTTTTAATAAATAAAGAGCGCTTTAAGTCTGATGATGAATGGGGTAAATATGTTTATCAATTTATAGAGTTATTAAGAAGTGGTTTAAAATCAACTTAG
- a CDS encoding ABC transporter ATP-binding protein, giving the protein MIEVKKLYHDYVGKGDYSVKNVSFEIEKGEIFGFLGPSGAGKSTVQNIMTGLLELQKGEILYDNQSVKNIKSKFFNKIGVSFEHPNLYTKLTGYENLKYFAGLFQVPTQDPMKLLDMVGLKHASNKKSSAYSKGMKQRLVFARSLVNNPEILFLDEPLSGLDPSTASKIKDLIIKKKKDGCTIFLTTHNMFVADELCDRVAFINDGKIVSLDSPRNLKLQYGQKSVKLEYVKDSKVFNEILFLENENDKKTFHDLVESQNIQTIHSQEATLEQIFIKLTGRGLE; this is encoded by the coding sequence ATGATCGAAGTAAAAAAATTATATCATGATTATGTAGGTAAAGGCGATTATTCAGTTAAGAATGTTTCATTCGAAATTGAAAAGGGAGAGATTTTTGGTTTCTTAGGACCTAGTGGAGCTGGTAAAAGTACTGTTCAAAACATAATGACAGGTCTTTTAGAACTACAAAAAGGTGAAATTTTGTATGACAATCAATCTGTTAAAAATATTAAATCGAAATTCTTTAACAAGATAGGCGTATCCTTCGAACATCCTAATCTATATACTAAATTAACGGGATATGAAAATTTAAAATATTTTGCTGGTTTATTTCAAGTGCCAACACAAGACCCTATGAAATTACTAGATATGGTTGGTCTTAAGCATGCTTCAAACAAGAAATCATCTGCTTATTCTAAAGGCATGAAACAGAGATTAGTCTTTGCAAGATCTCTCGTAAACAATCCAGAAATACTATTTCTTGACGAACCATTATCTGGGCTTGATCCAAGTACAGCCAGTAAAATAAAAGATTTAATCATTAAAAAGAAAAAAGACGGTTGTACTATATTTCTGACTACTCATAATATGTTTGTTGCAGATGAATTATGTGACAGAGTAGCATTTATTAACGATGGAAAAATCGTTTCACTGGATTCACCTAGAAACCTTAAGCTTCAGTACGGTCAGAAATCAGTTAAATTAGAATATGTGAAGGATAGCAAAGTATTTAATGAAATTCTTTTCCTAGAAAACGAAAACGATAAAAAGACATTCCATGACTTAGTGGAAAGTCAAAATATCCAAACAATACATTCTCAGGAAGCTACTCTTGAACAGATTTTCATTAAATTAACTGGTAGGGGGCTTGAATAA
- a CDS encoding pyridoxamine 5'-phosphate oxidase family protein, with the protein MKNKIKNILETHELLRMATLDSEGFPNVRSVDYAIDPENERYIYFTTFNNTNKVKELEKNNKVYLVVDKAASSIEALAQVKYIRATGKAFKVEKPEEAQQAMGFIFNKYPFLKDLPGDPSMMSIYKIELDEVKVTDNTLGFGHVDIYKY; encoded by the coding sequence ATGAAAAATAAAATAAAAAATATTCTTGAAACACATGAATTATTAAGAATGGCTACTTTAGATAGTGAGGGTTTCCCTAACGTAAGATCTGTAGATTATGCTATTGATCCAGAGAATGAAAGATATATTTATTTTACTACTTTTAATAATACAAACAAGGTTAAAGAATTAGAAAAAAATAACAAAGTTTACTTAGTTGTGGATAAGGCAGCATCAAGTATAGAAGCATTAGCACAGGTAAAATATATAAGAGCTACTGGAAAAGCCTTCAAAGTAGAAAAACCGGAGGAGGCTCAGCAAGCTATGGGGTTCATATTTAATAAATATCCTTTCTTGAAAGATTTACCAGGAGACCCATCGATGATGAGCATATATAAAATAGAACTTGATGAAGTAAAAGTAACAGATAATACTCTTGGTTTTGGTCACGTTGACATATATAAATATTAG
- a CDS encoding ABC transporter permease produces the protein MIKRIFNLISKEKTSLFRNNMVIYAILFPILLAFVMRMFLPSMESMKLSVAVDSSIDTNFINELRNFGNVEQFDNYNDLQKRIEKPDDICGITKKDNQYVVILEGNEAGEAKEIASSLMNMILSEKPKAQFEHISLQKTSSKNKEITASLLLLTSILIGGFMIGLSIVEEKESKSIRALAVSPIKMFDFVVSHTIICSITSIVLSVLSVFILMGTNVNYGQIIIASLATTGIGVILGYLIGLLADNLISSIAVIKVLLFTFIGVAFGSLFVPQNLHWVFYIFPHYWGFQSYMNIFSSEPLNISFATSCGIAFIYSVLVLLILTHMMKKKLKFR, from the coding sequence ATGATAAAAAGGATATTTAATTTAATTAGTAAGGAAAAGACTAGTCTTTTTAGAAACAACATGGTAATCTATGCTATTTTATTTCCAATACTACTTGCTTTTGTAATGAGAATGTTTCTCCCTAGTATGGAAAGTATGAAATTAAGTGTAGCAGTAGATTCAAGTATAGATACAAATTTTATTAATGAACTAAGAAACTTTGGAAATGTAGAACAGTTCGATAACTATAATGATCTTCAAAAAAGAATTGAAAAACCGGATGATATATGTGGAATAACTAAAAAAGATAATCAATATGTAGTTATTCTTGAAGGAAATGAAGCTGGAGAAGCTAAAGAGATTGCTAGTTCGCTTATGAATATGATTCTTTCTGAAAAACCTAAGGCTCAATTTGAACATATAAGCCTACAAAAAACCAGTTCGAAAAATAAGGAAATTACAGCAAGTTTGTTACTATTAACTTCAATCTTAATTGGTGGTTTTATGATAGGGTTAAGTATTGTTGAAGAAAAAGAAAGTAAATCTATCAGAGCCTTAGCCGTATCTCCAATCAAGATGTTTGACTTTGTTGTATCACATACAATTATATGTTCTATAACTAGTATTGTCCTATCAGTTCTTTCCGTTTTTATTCTAATGGGGACTAATGTAAATTATGGACAGATCATTATTGCATCGCTTGCTACAACAGGAATAGGAGTTATCTTAGGATATTTAATTGGCTTACTAGCTGATAATCTAATATCCTCAATTGCAGTAATTAAAGTTTTATTATTTACTTTTATCGGAGTTGCATTTGGATCTCTCTTTGTACCACAAAATCTTCATTGGGTATTTTATATATTCCCACATTATTGGGGATTTCAATCCTATATGAATATATTTAGTAGTGAACCGCTAAATATTAGCTTTGCCACTTCTTGTGGTATTGCCTTTATTTACAGTGTCCTTGTGTTACTTATTTTGACCCATATGATGAAAAAGAAATTAAAATTTAGATAG
- a CDS encoding TetR/AcrR family transcriptional regulator gives MPKDTFFNLNEDKRKRIIDNALEEFAKYDYKTASVSRIVEKAGISKGSMYQYFENKKDLYLYLLDLVSEEKLNHISKSIDPEEKDFFEMYKQLNLIGTQFDLSHIKYSRLLYNAIHETNNDELGDIPSQIMKKSDDFVKNFIYQAQLDGQIRKDVDLELLAFLVSRITIEMADYISHKFDFSYSKIVLEGTGSLPIDEEDIKKVLDDLIKFYKTGLKA, from the coding sequence TTGCCAAAAGATACTTTTTTTAATTTGAATGAAGATAAAAGAAAAAGAATTATAGATAATGCTTTGGAAGAATTTGCAAAGTACGACTATAAAACTGCATCAGTAAGTAGGATTGTTGAAAAGGCTGGTATATCAAAAGGTAGTATGTATCAATACTTCGAAAATAAGAAAGACCTTTATTTATATTTGCTTGACCTAGTTTCCGAAGAAAAGTTGAACCATATTAGTAAGTCAATTGACCCAGAGGAAAAAGATTTTTTTGAAATGTATAAGCAGCTCAATCTTATTGGTACTCAATTTGATTTAAGTCATATTAAATATAGTAGATTATTATATAATGCTATTCATGAAACGAATAATGATGAGCTTGGCGATATTCCTTCACAAATTATGAAAAAATCAGATGACTTCGTTAAAAATTTTATTTATCAAGCACAATTAGACGGTCAGATAAGAAAGGATGTTGATCTTGAATTACTTGCTTTTCTTGTAAGTCGAATAACTATTGAGATGGCTGATTATATAAGTCATAAGTTTGATTTTTCTTATAGTAAAATAGTTTTAGAAGGAACGGGCAGTCTTCCAATTGACGAAGAGGATATTAAAAAAGTACTTGATGATTTAATAAAGTTTTATAAAACGGGATTAAAGGCTTAA
- a CDS encoding LysR family transcriptional regulator has translation MDKLDIEIFTAVVNESNIQRAASVLYLSPSTIGTRLKMLEKELGVELIFRQKGKREIILTPKGEEFLPIANNLIASFNDCEKLNNKSFNPYVTIATIDSMIGDGLAPLYKNIIFDNPNFKLDLQCYPADMIYSIVERRKADIGFALYEIKSKDLDVKPIVTDEMVVVLSKYSNITKSKIHTNELDSELELKIGKNNELYRGWGPEFKMWHGKYFDQNTTALLTTTSVSFLKYFLDGGNCWALLPKAIAVSHQKQYGYRIVELENPAPPRVVYMATHKQQTSTAQRNIALFNIQLYAYLEKLKSQNIITVL, from the coding sequence ATGGATAAGTTAGACATAGAAATATTTACAGCCGTTGTAAACGAAAGCAATATTCAGCGTGCGGCTAGTGTTCTGTACCTATCGCCTTCGACTATAGGTACAAGACTTAAAATGCTTGAAAAAGAATTAGGAGTAGAATTAATATTTAGACAAAAAGGGAAAAGAGAAATTATATTAACGCCAAAAGGTGAAGAATTTTTGCCTATTGCAAATAACCTTATTGCAAGTTTTAATGACTGTGAAAAGTTAAATAATAAATCTTTTAATCCTTATGTAACTATTGCTACTATTGACAGTATGATCGGAGATGGACTAGCACCATTATATAAAAATATTATTTTTGATAATCCAAATTTCAAATTAGATTTACAATGTTACCCTGCTGATATGATATATTCAATTGTTGAAAGAAGAAAAGCAGATATAGGCTTTGCATTATATGAGATAAAAAGTAAAGATTTAGATGTAAAGCCGATAGTAACTGACGAAATGGTTGTTGTATTATCTAAATATAGCAATATTACCAAATCTAAAATTCATACAAATGAATTAGACTCTGAACTGGAACTAAAAATAGGTAAAAATAATGAATTATATCGTGGCTGGGGACCTGAATTTAAAATGTGGCATGGAAAATATTTCGATCAAAATACAACAGCATTATTAACAACAACAAGTGTGTCATTTCTTAAATATTTTTTGGATGGAGGAAATTGCTGGGCATTATTACCTAAAGCAATAGCAGTATCACATCAGAAGCAATATGGATACAGGATTGTTGAACTTGAAAATCCTGCACCACCAAGAGTTGTTTATATGGCTACACACAAACAGCAAACATCTACTGCCCAAAGAAATATCGCTTTGTTCAATATTCAGTTGTATGCATATTTAGAAAAATTAAAAAGCCAAAATATAATTACTGTTTTATAA
- a CDS encoding 1-aminocyclopropane-1-carboxylate deaminase/D-cysteine desulfhydrase, with the protein MKKYSSEDIAELFKDIPKVEKAFYPTPFHKLENISKKYGVNVFIKREDMSGPSSFGGNKVRKIEYIVGEAVKENVDAIITMGGYQSNASVQLSQYCNLFGIHSIAVLGDNHNEGIPKERKGNLLLNSLLGTEIHLIVRKEAPDDPNLNPLWEEVKNKIKKIMADYEAKGKKIMYVPVGCTHPSGWVSYIRCFDEIYEQIQPYANDVDYIFHANGSAGSLPGFIVGKALKGSDCKICSINNRRYGPGEQVSEQDIFDRVKYLYEKFNLECPTDDEIWAEINIDQNYLGEKYGAPTDEGADAMREAAEMEGLFLDPVYTGKSFSGLLSYIKTGKIPKGSNVAYVHTGGTGGLFNGYHVFNQKTIDFITREHK; encoded by the coding sequence ATGAAAAAATATTCAAGTGAGGATATTGCTGAATTATTCAAAGATATTCCAAAAGTTGAAAAAGCATTTTACCCAACACCATTCCACAAATTAGAAAATATTTCAAAAAAATATGGTGTAAATGTATTCATTAAACGTGAAGATATGTCAGGTCCAAGTTCATTTGGTGGCAACAAAGTACGTAAAATAGAATATATTGTCGGTGAAGCAGTAAAAGAAAACGTAGATGCAATAATTACAATGGGTGGTTATCAGTCTAACGCATCTGTTCAGCTTTCACAGTATTGTAATCTATTTGGAATTCATTCTATAGCAGTATTAGGTGACAATCACAATGAAGGTATTCCTAAAGAAAGAAAAGGTAACTTACTTTTGAATTCATTACTTGGTACTGAAATACACCTTATAGTAAGAAAAGAAGCACCTGATGATCCAAACTTAAATCCATTGTGGGAAGAGGTAAAAAATAAAATCAAAAAAATTATGGCAGATTATGAAGCTAAAGGTAAAAAAATAATGTACGTTCCTGTTGGATGTACACATCCTTCAGGTTGGGTTTCATATATTCGTTGTTTCGATGAAATTTATGAACAAATTCAGCCATACGCAAACGATGTTGATTATATTTTCCATGCGAACGGATCAGCTGGTTCACTTCCTGGTTTTATAGTTGGTAAAGCATTAAAAGGTTCTGACTGTAAAATATGTTCTATAAACAACCGCAGATACGGACCTGGAGAACAAGTAAGTGAACAGGATATATTTGACCGCGTTAAATATTTATATGAAAAATTCAATCTTGAATGTCCTACAGACGATGAAATCTGGGCTGAAATAAATATAGACCAGAATTATCTTGGTGAGAAATATGGAGCCCCAACTGATGAAGGCGCTGATGCAATGAGAGAAGCAGCTGAAATGGAAGGATTGTTCCTTGATCCGGTTTACACAGGCAAATCTTTCTCTGGCTTATTAAGCTACATCAAAACAGGAAAAATACCTAAAGGTAGCAATGTAGCATATGTGCATACCGGCGGTACTGGCGGATTATTTAATGGATATCATGTATTCAATCAAAAAACAATTGATTTTATAACAAGAGAACATAAATAA
- a CDS encoding ABC transporter permease has protein sequence METINILWRTIKWRFQNPISILLTIIQPLIWLLLYSAIANQSMQNISGGNYTAFILPGIMVLVTLACCSSGGYINFIMKSKGSFYRILIAPVKRSSVILGQMLEAVLVSFLEIAIMLILSLLLSVKISSGFIGLLMMLPLIFLTAFFMSGLAYAISLCLPNEAIYETIMNLIVLSIFFTSTALFPLDNISGGLKIAVMINPFTHIINCLRNLILETSIDWQSLLLVTVVFIFLCCISFILAFLRLKKETVN, from the coding sequence ATGGAGACAATAAATATTTTGTGGCGCACTATAAAATGGCGCTTTCAAAATCCTATATCAATACTACTTACTATTATACAGCCTCTTATTTGGCTATTATTATACAGTGCAATTGCAAATCAGTCCATGCAGAACATATCAGGTGGTAATTATACTGCTTTTATTCTACCTGGTATCATGGTGCTTGTTACACTTGCATGTTGTAGCAGTGGCGGTTATATAAATTTTATTATGAAATCTAAAGGTAGCTTCTATCGGATATTGATAGCACCTGTAAAACGAAGCTCAGTTATTCTAGGACAAATGCTAGAGGCAGTTTTAGTTTCATTTCTCGAAATAGCCATCATGCTTATTCTCTCGCTACTCTTATCAGTAAAAATTTCATCTGGATTTATTGGATTACTTATGATGTTACCTCTTATTTTTCTCACAGCATTTTTTATGTCAGGATTAGCTTATGCTATTAGCCTGTGTTTACCTAATGAAGCAATTTACGAAACTATCATGAATTTGATTGTACTTTCCATATTTTTTACTAGTACAGCATTATTTCCTTTGGACAATATATCAGGTGGCTTGAAAATTGCTGTAATGATTAATCCATTCACACATATTATAAACTGTCTGAGGAATTTGATTTTGGAGACTTCTATTGATTGGCAAAGTTTATTGCTTGTAACAGTTGTATTTATTTTTCTATGTTGTATAAGTTTTATATTAGCATTTTTAAGACTGAAAAAAGAAACTGTTAATTAA
- a CDS encoding ABC transporter permease, with protein sequence MFSRFINLLKQDIKVTIRNYFHFVILFLATLMIILINFVIPKNVKLTPNEVFFDNSEGKVLENYLIKQGIDETRIFQSREELEKEVEKNNNSIGIIMEGALDNAQFIIIHQGSESPEILNVLDSTIESTLDKIRNSVETNNFRVDYLRSKTEPIPFNKNMIPVIIVTEAVMLGFFLISVMVFQEKEEGSVKAYRVSPGGTLEYVLSKAVVNVILAVIYSGLVILFTMGFSVNYLSIFLIVILSSFLMTLVGLSVSVFFKNLQEFLFVGVFIIAVAGFPLTSYLSPSFAPSFITWLPAYPVLFGLREVLFPSGKSDFVTSLNLILLAECAVFLVISYLTTHKKLMKEGK encoded by the coding sequence ATGTTTAGTAGATTTATCAATTTGCTAAAACAAGATATAAAAGTGACCATTCGCAACTACTTTCATTTTGTAATCTTATTTTTAGCTACATTAATGATTATTCTCATAAACTTTGTAATACCTAAAAATGTTAAATTAACTCCTAATGAAGTATTTTTTGATAATTCAGAGGGTAAAGTTCTTGAGAATTATTTAATTAAGCAAGGTATAGATGAGACTCGAATTTTCCAGAGTCGCGAGGAATTAGAAAAAGAAGTAGAAAAAAACAACAACTCAATTGGTATCATTATGGAAGGAGCTTTAGATAATGCACAATTTATTATTATACATCAAGGCTCAGAATCTCCAGAAATTCTAAATGTATTAGATTCAACCATAGAATCTACTTTGGATAAAATAAGGAATTCTGTAGAAACAAACAATTTTAGAGTTGATTACCTACGTTCAAAAACTGAACCTATACCATTCAATAAAAATATGATTCCTGTTATTATAGTAACGGAAGCAGTTATGCTAGGATTTTTCCTGATTTCAGTTATGGTATTTCAAGAAAAAGAAGAAGGTAGTGTAAAAGCATATCGTGTAAGTCCTGGAGGAACGTTAGAATATGTTCTTTCTAAGGCTGTAGTGAATGTTATATTAGCGGTAATATATTCAGGGTTAGTAATACTTTTTACAATGGGTTTTAGCGTTAACTATTTGTCCATATTCTTAATTGTCATTTTGTCTAGTTTCTTAATGACATTAGTAGGTTTATCAGTAAGTGTTTTCTTTAAAAACCTACAAGAATTCTTATTTGTAGGAGTATTTATTATCGCAGTAGCAGGTTTTCCTTTGACTTCCTACCTAAGCCCATCCTTTGCTCCATCATTTATTACTTGGCTTCCTGCATATCCAGTGCTTTTTGGACTTAGAGAAGTTCTTTTTCCTTCAGGGAAAAGTGATTTTGTAACATCCTTAAACTTAATATTGTTGGCTGAATGCGCAGTATTTCTTGTGATAAGCTACCTAACTACTCACAAAAAGCTCATGAAGGAGGGAAAGTAG
- a CDS encoding class I SAM-dependent methyltransferase: protein MKENNYYAQKLNSQKLFKAYETKIPRVKQYLDAEISFVGDNLTGSERVLELGAGYGRIVKELAGNCKSIVGIDISDESVSLGKKYLKDSPNAEILTMDVNNLTFEEKFDVILCLQNGLSAMKFTSSDLIEKIMGMVVSGGKVYFSTYSEKFWEYRLIWFKEQAEKGLLGEIDLDKTKDGVIICKDGFKAITYTPKDLKMIGYLSRYEYQIQEVDESSVFLIIHKK, encoded by the coding sequence ATGAAGGAAAACAATTATTATGCACAAAAACTTAACTCACAAAAGCTTTTTAAGGCGTATGAAACAAAAATTCCTAGAGTAAAACAGTATTTGGATGCTGAAATCTCTTTTGTTGGAGATAATCTGACAGGCAGTGAAAGAGTTTTGGAATTAGGTGCAGGTTATGGACGTATTGTAAAGGAATTGGCAGGTAATTGTAAATCAATTGTTGGTATTGATATTTCCGATGAAAGTGTTTCGTTAGGTAAGAAATATTTGAAAGATAGTCCCAATGCGGAAATCTTGACTATGGACGTAAATAATCTTACATTCGAAGAAAAGTTCGATGTAATACTTTGTCTGCAAAATGGTTTGTCTGCAATGAAGTTCACATCGTCGGATTTGATTGAAAAGATTATGGGAATGGTTGTGAGTGGTGGAAAAGTTTATTTTAGTACTTATAGTGAAAAATTTTGGGAGTATAGGCTAATATGGTTTAAAGAGCAGGCTGAGAAGGGGTTACTAGGTGAGATTGATTTAGATAAAACAAAGGATGGGGTTATAATTTGTAAAGACGGTTTTAAAGCAATTACGTATACTCCAAAAGATTTGAAAATGATAGGATATTTATCAAGGTATGAATACCAAATTCAAGAGGTAGATGAGTCAAGTGTTTTTCTTATTATTCATAAAAAATAG
- a CDS encoding GNAT family N-acetyltransferase, with protein sequence MKIEALKGEKILNFIDYCKKYRREVDDSYLYDEDLREFQPNEENPTYILINDENIIVGAVSLIIDSYYKNGKRGRFRIFHTVLQKKEAYELMLNAILQHTDEIDKVFLFIKEENDKTATILKSLNFYIERYSFTLVRDSIDTCQPVFPQGFCIREFQLGKDEDDWCEVRNEAFAKLAGSETPKTPEMIRKMAKSEDLLEGGMRLLYHDKKAVGQVCISKEFDNGTVYTFISSLSVKPEYHGMGLGRNLLREAICYGKGKGISKSMLTVNAENDKAVELYIKEGFKKAETVVCYNYQLKKEEE encoded by the coding sequence ATGAAAATCGAAGCGTTAAAAGGTGAAAAAATATTAAATTTTATTGATTATTGTAAAAAATATAGAAGAGAGGTTGATGATTCTTATTTATATGATGAAGATTTAAGAGAATTTCAACCTAATGAAGAGAATCCAACTTATATCTTAATAAATGATGAAAATATAATTGTAGGTGCAGTATCATTAATTATTGATTCGTATTATAAAAATGGCAAAAGAGGGCGTTTTAGAATATTTCATACAGTGTTGCAGAAAAAAGAAGCTTATGAACTAATGTTAAATGCAATATTACAGCATACTGATGAGATAGATAAAGTTTTTCTTTTTATTAAAGAAGAAAATGACAAAACGGCAACAATACTTAAGTCATTAAATTTCTACATAGAAAGATATTCATTTACCCTTGTAAGGGATAGTATAGATACTTGTCAGCCAGTATTTCCACAAGGATTTTGTATTAGAGAATTTCAGCTAGGAAAGGATGAAGATGATTGGTGTGAGGTTAGAAATGAAGCCTTTGCAAAGCTTGCAGGAAGTGAAACTCCTAAAACACCAGAAATGATCAGAAAAATGGCAAAGAGTGAGGATTTGTTAGAAGGTGGTATGAGGCTTTTATATCATGATAAAAAGGCAGTTGGACAGGTGTGTATATCAAAGGAATTTGATAATGGTACAGTGTACACATTTATTTCTTCACTTTCTGTAAAACCTGAATACCATGGTATGGGACTTGGAAGAAATCTTTTAAGAGAAGCCATTTGTTATGGAAAAGGTAAAGGAATTTCAAAGTCAATGCTTACTGTAAATGCAGAAAATGATAAAGCAGTTGAATTATATATTAAGGAAGGATTTAAAAAAGCTGAGACAGTAGTTTGTTATAATTACCAATTAAAAAAAGAGGAAGAATAA
- a CDS encoding TetR/AcrR family transcriptional regulator: MNKKELIVITAARLIHERGYHHVGIKRILDELSIPKGSFYHYFKSKEDLGIAIIELYIKDTIECLRQSEKNLNGLKNFFNTFFNRLIELKLKRGCPMGNLILELADENELFRLKLMEWYKAIKCWIIEVLIVENIDNPEEKAKALFAAFEGTMLVSKLEKDAVHFEIFNKYTFDAIIHTKVMDSIN; encoded by the coding sequence ATGAATAAGAAAGAACTAATCGTTATTACTGCAGCTCGGTTGATTCATGAGCGTGGCTACCATCATGTGGGTATTAAAAGAATATTAGATGAATTAAGTATTCCAAAGGGATCTTTTTATCATTATTTTAAAAGTAAGGAAGACTTAGGCATTGCTATTATTGAACTTTACATTAAAGATACCATAGAATGTCTTAGGCAGAGTGAAAAAAACCTGAATGGACTAAAGAATTTCTTCAACACTTTTTTCAACCGTTTGATTGAATTGAAGTTGAAGAGAGGGTGCCCTATGGGAAATTTGATTTTAGAGTTAGCTGATGAGAATGAGTTATTTAGATTAAAGCTAATGGAATGGTATAAAGCTATCAAATGCTGGATTATAGAGGTACTTATAGTTGAAAATATTGATAATCCAGAGGAAAAAGCAAAGGCATTATTTGCTGCTTTTGAAGGTACTATGCTCGTATCAAAACTTGAAAAGGACGCAGTTCATTTTGAAATATTTAACAAATACACTTTCGATGCAATTATTCATACGAAAGTAATGGATAGTATAAATTAG